The sequence below is a genomic window from Tubulanus polymorphus chromosome 1, tnTubPoly1.2, whole genome shotgun sequence.
TTTATATCGtgtcaattagaaatatttccttgatttattgtacatatttgtgaatacatattatacaataaagataaagaCAATAATGATAcacaagaaaaaaaactttccaACTTCATTTATCTGTTGGTTATCTGGTGCTTCTCCAAATTCGGTTGCTGTTTGTAGTGCACCTTATTTTACATTTAAGCTCTACTTAGGGGGAGGGGTGCGAGTCCTGTGGGgatgattttgatttccagtgtggatgatgatgatttggtTGTGAACTTGTGATATCCTGTTCCCATTCAAATGGCGAAACAACGGAAGACCATAAACACcagaaaaggaaatacatccatgaattgaaattgtgtTCATTCCCTGTTCAAATTACTCTTAAAGTGTAGCTAATTGATTGACGTAATACTTAGCTAATGTTATTGAACTAatttagaaacgactgtattTACTCTGGGTCAAGAAAACCTGACTCTCGGCGACTAAAACAGTCGTTTCTTACACGCGTTAACGTTAGACGAATAATTACGTTGTCTTATTAATTAGTTTGCGAGTAATTTGAAcatgttttgaatttatatgtacatTTTTAGAGGTCTCTATTTCGATTTCGGGaggtttttgaaattttcccaaGAGTTTAAAGGGTATTCCGAAGTTTTGCGCCAGCTGTCGGAATTTCAGTGAACTAAATTGACAATGGAATCTTTGTATAGAATTGATATAGATTTTCAGATACGTATGGTATGAACTGAGAATGCTACTGCGGCATGCGAGGTGATCTTCTTCGGGAGATTAAAGGTTCGAGAACGTACCAGTATCAAAACGCTTGCAAATAAGTTTATAAATTCTTGCAAATTGCTACTCAACTGTTTtcagaaattatattttttactGAAAACAAGTACATTTGAGTAATGTAACGCACTGAGTAGTGTGGATGCTGAATAGGGGATACACCGGGTGTTTAGGTTTGAAACCGATCAATTGGTACTGCCGATGATTAGTCTGATCGCTGAATAAAGTGTTCCCAACGGTCGGAGAGCACAACTGAAAATAACCCTAGGAAAAATGAAAGCTGTTGTGGGGACCGAGCACCGTGTGCTCATCTCTAAATCCACACAACGAGATGCCCAGTGTTTCCCAACCATTCCGCATTATTCTAATGCTAAACGTCATAAACTACGTTTTGTGTGTAGAATCACGCAATTACGAAACGAGTATGCAGCCTTTTCacattaaatatacatatttCCGATTTTTCTACCTCCATAAAGGCACCATTATGGCTGAAACCCGCTGAGGTGCTTTGCAGCATTAAGTTCTGCTCTTTCGTGAActaattatctaaattatcaatttcagcTTTCTAGATTTTCTTCTATTCACGGTAACACGGTAACACGTCAACCCCATACGAATAATTTGCGGCACCCTTCGGAGAGATGTCGTATCCGCACAGCGAGAAGCATTTTCTATCAACCAAGGAAAATCAATTCTCGTAATTAACCAATTTAGATAGTAGTAGTGGAGGTATATGCATACTCATGCAAGTTTTATGCACTGCCTGATTAGTAACTGAAAAAGATCAgcaggtaatattcttttttagTCAAATCGCGAGACAAGATGTGAGATTAGGCTATACGCATACGTATATACGTAGAAAAGTGCGAAAGTGAATTCATTCGTcttttatcatttatcatagatttatATCTACTTTTTTGAAATCCCGTCCCAGAACAGAACTATCATAGTCAAAACAGATTTACACGTAACAGGAAAAGTAAGAGAAATCTGTGAAATGTTAGcgaataaaatctaaaatctatttttaaaaGTGTTCGTTTTTCAACGGATATTTTCAACAGTTCGCTCTGATTTAAAAATGCAGCTTGAATGAAATTGGAATCAATTCTAAATGTTCCGAAATTGTCTTGAATTTCGGCCTGACACACATAcgcaaaaatgttttctattccAGAGACTTTCACCTGCTCATTCATACATTTAAAAACACTCACTGCGtttatgaataaaaaatgagaaatatagATTTTATTCATTGTTCAACGCATATTACATGATTGTGCAAATGGAAGACGGTTCCATTTCTGGTTTTTTCAGGTTATTTTTCATACAATCGTTTGCAGTAATAACTCTGGATATCTTAGATACATTCTGATAATTATCGGTCGATGATATCGATGTAATCGATTCAGAGTCGTTGGTTTTATCTGATCGATCAGTTTTATATTGATCAGGGTCGTTGTCTTGTTCGCCATTGCCCGCGGGGGTAAGGACATATTTTCGGATAAAACCCCAGTATTTATCCGGGGTGCTATGATCTATCGGTAACAATCGTAAAACGTGTTTATGTCCCATACTCGCGGCCGCATCGCGTAAACTCCGCGGATACCCGATCGTTAGGCAATTCGTCTGATACGACACATCTTTCATATAAAcatctatatttttattattgaGCAGTTCTTCCATTCGAAGTTCGTCTCCAGCTAGCGTGGCGTGTATGAATTCCAGGCTAGCTCGATTTTGTTCCAGAAGCTCGACTATACTCAACTTTCTGTTATTTTCTCGGGCGTAACGAATTAAACTCTTACCATCTCGCGATACGCGAATGCGACACCAAGAATTTACCAAACGTTCCGCTAAATCGAGATCGTTCCTTTCCACAGCTCCCCATAATCCCGGTTCGAACTTCTGATACCAATGCAACACTTCTAGTTCGAATGGACTGTGGGACTCGTCGATAATCCCTCTGTCCGATACTGGGCTACAATCGGCTCCGCATCGAATCAATGCAACTACAACATCTGGAAGCATCTTTTCAAGCGCCTGATGCAAGGCCATCTTACCCTTGTAATCCCGAGCATTCACATCAACTCCGGCATTTGATAATAGATAGATCATCTGAATATACTGGTTCTCGGTGGAAGAATGGACATTATCTAATACAGTATGTAGATACGTTGTACCAAATTCATCATCTCTTTCCAGTGAATTTTGTCCCATTTGTAAACATAGCAACAACTGTTCCGGACAAGCTGCACATATCGCCCGATATATCGGAGTTCGTCGGTAACTGGGGGTTTCAATATCCAACTGGAATTCATCCATCCACGCTGTTGATGTCGTATCGTCGCACAAAAAATCATATATATCTCCTATTGCACGAAAACTCATTGCAAATTGTCTCGCTATTCGGAACTCATTTTGAAATCTGTCGCTCTACTATCGA
It includes:
- the LOC141914880 gene encoding uncharacterized protein LOC141914880; this translates as MSFRAIGDIYDFLCDDTTSTAWMDEFQLDIETPSYRRTPIYRAICAACPEQLLLCLQMGQNSLERDDEFGTTYLHTVLDNVHSSTENQYIQMIYLLSNAGVDVNARDYKGKMALHQALEKMLPDVVVALIRCGADCSPVSDRGIIDESHSPFELEVLHWYQKFEPGLWGAVERNDLDLAERLVNSWCRIRVSRDGKSLIRYARENNRKLSIVELLEQNRASLEFIHATLAGDELRMEELLNNKNIDVYMKDVSYQTNCLTIGYPRSLRDAAASMGHKHVLRLLPIDHSTPDKYWGFIRKYVLTPAGNGEQDNDPDQYKTDRSDKTNDSESITSISSTDNYQNVSKISRVITANDCMKNNLKKPEMEPSSICTIM